One genomic window of Parasteatoda tepidariorum isolate YZ-2023 chromosome 9, CAS_Ptep_4.0, whole genome shotgun sequence includes the following:
- the LOC107457293 gene encoding protein toll-like: protein MRCPFLSIDDNAFAQAHLLFKLHLSHTKFHEIPSAICNTKTLKSLEIEDGKLTEITTELQSMSELVNLSLTQNRISSLLGSAFLGDLNLQSIILTSNRLRSLDNKTFDPCPSLRLVKLDKNNLITVGGLFQNPNLMNIDLSFNALSTIPEDLFNNLENLMVINLEGNFIRSIGNCFAQSHRLEYINLRNNWACDCRLLWIKEWSEHATFKNLNNEFNCSSPLSFKSKLLNQLTKQDLSWPKEDCPTGCQCSCAPYQEDGYANVDCSSKRLSRIPSRFPEFTIELNLRENLLSNPIELNLPPMSKLLTLNLERNFISRLDFSLPNNIETLRLAENNITRFFNNPPSNIKTFTLSHNPWQCDCDTLPFRKWIMVESSKILDVNDTRCSFEEDRENMRGRVIITLSEIELCPKLIRNYILMGVGGAVILMMTVASILLYFRYRYHLKVWLYSRGWRCFKKRDKRDDGKLFDAYISFTDEDADSVRKHFLPDNYIE from the exons ATGAGATGCCCCTTTCTGAGTATAGATGACAATGCCTTCGCCCAAGCTCATTTACTCTTTAAACTACATCTTTCTCACactaaatttcatgaaattccAAGTGCTATTTGTAACACCAAGACTTTGAAATCACTTGAGATTGAAGATGGTAAATTAACTGAGATTACAACTGAACTTCAATCTATGTCTGAGCTTGTAAACCTCTCACTGACTCAAAACAGAATAAGTTCACTATTAGGCAGTGCTTTTTTGGGTGATCTAAATCTCCAATCAATTATTCTAACGAGTAATAGGTTGCGTAGTTTagataataaaacatttgatcCGTGCCCGAGTTTACGCTTGGTCAAATTGGACAAGAACAATCTCATAACAGTTGGtggtttatttcaaaatccaaatttgatg aatatCGATTTGAGCTTTAATGCATTGTCAACCATACCTGAAGATCTTTTCAACAATTTGGAAAATTTGATGGTTATTAATCTTGAAGGCAATTTCATAAGGAGCATTGGAAACTGTTTCGCTCAAAGTCATCGTTTGGAATATATCAATTTAa GAAATAATTGGGCGTGTGATTGCCGCCTCTTGTGGATCAAAGAATGGAGTGAACATGCgacgtttaaaaatttgaataatgaattCAATTGTTCATCTCCACTCAGTTTCAAATCAAAACTGTTGAATCAATTGACTAAGCAAGATCTCTCTTGGCCAAAAGAAGACTGCCCTACTGGTTGTCAATGTTCATGTGCTCCTTACCAAGAGGATGGATATGCGAATGTAGATTGCTCTTCAAAGAGACTGAGCcgg atTCCAAGCAGATTTCCAGAATTCACAATTGAACTAAATCTTCGAGAAAACTTGTTGTCGAATCCAATCGAGCTCAACCTTCCTCCAATGTCCAAGCTACTTACCTTGAATCTGGAACGCAACTTTATTTCACGATTGGACTTCAGTCTTCCGAATAACATAGAGACTCTTCGACTGGCAGAAAACAATATTACAAGATTCTTCAATAATCCACCGTCTAACATCAAGACTTTCACCCTATCTCATAATCCATGGCAGTGTGACTGTGATACTCTGCCTTTCAGAAAATGGATAATGGTAGAAAGTTCTAAG attttagatGTAAATGATACACGATGCAGCTTTGAAGAAGATAGAGAGAATATGAGAGGGAGAGTAATAATTACTCTGAGTGAAATCGAGCTTTGTCCTAAACTAATACGGAACTATATCTTAATGGGAGTAGGTGGTGCGG TGATTTTAATGATGACAGTGGCCTCCATTTTGTTGTATTTCCGATATCGATATCATTTAAAAGTGTGGCTCTATTCGAGAGGATGGAGATGTTTCAAGAAACGAGACAAAAGAGATGATGGAAAACTATTCGATGCTTATATTTCGTTCACTGATGAAGACGCTGATAGTGTCCGGAAGCACTTTCTGCCag